In the genome of Vicia villosa cultivar HV-30 ecotype Madison, WI linkage group LG7, Vvil1.0, whole genome shotgun sequence, one region contains:
- the LOC131616416 gene encoding protein ELF4-LIKE 4-like has product MEGDIFGELGDTSQVDSRLLQVFQKSLLQAQDILNQNRLLINEINQNHESRMPDNLSRNVGLIRELNSNIRRVVDLYADLSSSFTKSQEASSEGDSSGTLKSDGKVNQKRIRSS; this is encoded by the coding sequence ATGGAAGGTGATATATTCGGAGAACTAGGCGATACGAGTCAAGTAGATAGTAGGCTTTTACAGGTGTTTCAGAAGAGTTTATTGCAGGCACAAGATATTTTGAATCAAAACCGGCTTTTAATCAATGAGATAAACCAAAATCATGAGTCTAGGATGCCTGATAACCTGAGCCGAAACGTCGGTTTGATTAGAGAGCTCAATAGCAATATCAGAAGAGTGGTTGATCTTTATGCTGATCTTTCGAGTTCTTTTACTAAGTCGCAAGAAGCTTCGTCTGAAGGGGATTCGAGTGGAACTCTAAAATCTGATGGAAAAGTCAACCAGAAGAGAATTAGATCAAGTTAA
- the LOC131618180 gene encoding uncharacterized protein LOC131618180, which translates to MARATGLLPLFSTTMVIMIILFLGLEKAIAENVKMDTAKYSTTRGSWVPLNYRLTEMLKPCTDNFIGACVPGTDDDASCFSRCKQSGDVKGGFCKTLSYKEPAPHNFCHCYC; encoded by the exons ATGGCTAGGGCAACTGGACTACTTCCACTCTTTTCCACCACCATGGTGATCATGATCATCCTATTCTTAG GTTTGGAGAAAGCTATTGCTGAGAATGTCAAAATGGATACTGCTAAATATTCAACAACAAGAGGTTCTTGGGTGCCATTGAATTATCGACTTACTGAGATGTTGAAACCATGTACTGACAACTTTATTGGAGCATGTGTTCCTGGTACTGATGATGATGCTTCTTGTTTCAGTCGTTGCAAACAATCCGGTGATGTAAAAGGAGGCTTTTGCAAAACTCTTAGTTACAAAGAACCAGCACCACATAACTTTTGCCATTGTTATTGTTAG
- the LOC131618181 gene encoding uncharacterized protein LOC131618181: protein MARASGLLPLFSTTMVIMIILFLGLEKAIGENVKMDTAKYSTTRGSWVPLNYRLTTLKPCTDNFIGACVPGTDDASCDKMCKQSGDEKGGFCKTLRYKEPAPHNFCHCYC, encoded by the exons atggcTAGGGCATCTGGACTACTTCCACTCTTTTCCACCACCATGGTGATCATGATCATCCTATTCTTAG GTTTGGAGAAAGCTATTGGTGAGAATGTCAAAATGGATACTGCTAAATATTCAACAACAAGAGGTTCTTGGGTGCCATTGAATTATCGACTTACTACGTTGAAACCATGCACTGACAACTTTATTGGAGCATGTGTTCCTGGAACTGATGATGCTTCTTGCGACAAGATGTGCAAACAATCTGGCGATGAAAAAGGAGGATTTTGCAAAACTCTTCGTTACAAAGAACCAGCACCACATAACTTCTGCCATTGCTATTGTTAG